A single window of Undibacterium sp. 5I1 DNA harbors:
- a CDS encoding MlaD family protein codes for MENRSHALMAGFFTIALLVLAAVFALWLGKDKIKRTPYEIATKLSVAGLNMQAAVRYKGIRVGNVSNISFDPTTPGQILLHLDVMSDTPVTKSTYATLAYQGVTGIAFVQLDEDNIHADHAPLLASTQNDVIPRIPLRPGMMQNLEQRGVAILNQTEELTKRLNLLLDPNNRQSIATAVENIGKAAAAWQTVPEKLGPALDKLPALAEQTQSTLIAIKTLSGDASKLSNNINQFTVSMQAPDGPLARLNQSVEQISAGISQETLPKINAITNDARSSLRAINRTTDALNERPQSLLFGNAAPAPGPGEPGFVAPK; via the coding sequence ATGGAAAACAGATCTCACGCACTGATGGCAGGTTTTTTTACGATTGCCTTATTGGTTTTGGCGGCGGTCTTTGCGCTCTGGCTGGGCAAAGATAAAATCAAGCGTACACCGTACGAAATTGCGACCAAATTGTCGGTCGCCGGACTAAATATGCAAGCCGCCGTGCGCTACAAAGGCATACGGGTTGGCAATGTCAGCAACATCAGCTTTGACCCCACTACACCCGGTCAGATTTTATTGCATTTAGATGTGATGTCAGACACGCCTGTGACCAAATCCACCTATGCCACACTGGCTTACCAAGGCGTGACCGGTATTGCGTTTGTGCAGTTGGATGAAGACAATATTCATGCAGATCACGCACCACTGCTGGCCTCGACTCAAAACGATGTAATTCCACGGATTCCGCTGCGCCCGGGCATGATGCAAAATCTGGAGCAACGTGGCGTCGCTATCCTGAACCAGACCGAAGAGCTGACTAAGCGCCTGAACCTGCTGCTCGACCCAAATAATCGCCAATCCATCGCCACCGCAGTAGAAAACATCGGCAAAGCCGCCGCAGCCTGGCAAACAGTCCCGGAAAAACTCGGCCCCGCTTTAGACAAACTACCCGCGCTGGCCGAGCAAACCCAAAGCACCCTGATCGCCATCAAAACCTTGTCGGGCGACGCCAGCAAACTCAGCAACAACATCAACCAGTTCACGGTCAGCATGCAAGCGCCAGACGGCCCTTTAGCCAGGCTCAACCAGTCAGTAGAACAAATCAGTGCCGGCATCAGTCAGGAAACCCTGCCTAAAATCAATGCCATCACCAACGACGCCCGCAGCAGTTTGCGCGCGATCAACCGTACCACCGATGCACTCAATGAGCGGCCGCAAAGTCTGTTATTTGGCAATGCAGCGCCGGCACCAGGGCCGGGTGAGCCGGGCTTTGTCGCACCGAAGTAA
- a CDS encoding ABC-type transport auxiliary lipoprotein family protein encodes MNHKQIYPSRSGVVRTYSLMLIALAIALTGCSSAPAQKQSYDFGPLSAPASTSTSITPILAISLADINAPASLDSTAMLYRLQYDNAQQARPYAQHRWSMPPAQLLTQRLKTRIAAAGGTVIASRDAVSSLSVLQMDLDEFSQVFSSASSSTVQIQIRATVFKGRNLLAQRSFQQQVVTPTADAPGGAKAMVTASDALISDVMAWMQTLRLN; translated from the coding sequence ATGAATCACAAGCAGATTTATCCATCACGTTCTGGTGTCGTACGGACGTATAGCTTGATGTTAATTGCACTGGCAATAGCTTTAACAGGCTGCTCAAGCGCTCCGGCACAGAAGCAAAGTTATGACTTTGGGCCTTTATCTGCGCCGGCGTCTACGTCGACTTCGATTACTCCCATATTGGCTATCAGTCTGGCAGACATCAATGCCCCTGCATCGCTAGACAGCACAGCGATGCTATACCGGCTGCAATACGATAACGCGCAACAAGCGCGTCCATATGCGCAACATCGCTGGAGCATGCCTCCGGCGCAATTGCTGACACAGCGATTAAAAACCAGAATCGCCGCGGCTGGCGGTACCGTGATCGCCAGCCGGGATGCAGTAAGCAGTTTGTCGGTCTTGCAAATGGATCTAGATGAGTTTTCACAAGTGTTTTCCTCCGCTAGCAGCAGCACTGTGCAAATCCAAATCCGCGCTACCGTCTTCAAAGGACGTAATCTACTGGCGCAGCGAAGTTTTCAGCAGCAGGTCGTAACGCCAACCGCGGATGCGCCGGGCGGTGCAAAAGCCATGGTCACCGCCAGCGATGCGCTGATCAGCGATGTGATGGCGTGGATGCAGACCTTGAGGTTGAACTAG
- a CDS encoding VanZ family protein, whose translation MQNTSSKNIEPQIETPLEIQRQASPFARVALLAYAFLIVYASLYPFSGWQNDNLAALTDVIKQWPRYWTGFDAVTNVIGYMPLGMLIVFALYPVCRRRWSVLIASFSGAVLSASMETTQYFLPSRVTSLLDFLTNSGGAILGSILGALLIPLLLEKGRLRLLRKQWLYGEASREVLALGLWPMAQIYPQAYLFGLGQILPILSFWLSDFLDMPIDLGGMLLNGIELSPEKFLLAETIITACGCTSAVLICLFILNRHAPKVRLSGLLLLAAIGIKSLASALLFKPEYAFAWLTPGAQGGLLIALIMLYGFSFAPHQVQRRLAILMLVISLTVINLIPSNPYFTVTLQTWVQGKFLNFNGAAQFLCLLWPFISLWILLSRKTSIKSK comes from the coding sequence ATGCAGAATACGTCGTCAAAAAATATCGAGCCGCAGATTGAAACGCCACTTGAAATCCAGCGCCAGGCCTCGCCATTTGCGCGGGTCGCTTTGCTTGCGTATGCCTTCCTGATTGTTTATGCCAGTCTTTATCCTTTCTCCGGCTGGCAAAACGATAATCTGGCAGCACTGACCGATGTGATAAAGCAGTGGCCACGCTATTGGACTGGCTTTGATGCGGTTACCAATGTGATCGGCTACATGCCACTGGGTATGCTGATTGTATTTGCGCTATATCCGGTGTGCAGGCGGCGCTGGTCTGTGTTGATTGCCTCGTTTTCTGGCGCTGTACTCTCGGCCAGTATGGAAACGACGCAGTATTTTTTACCCAGCCGCGTGACCTCTTTACTAGACTTTTTGACTAACTCTGGCGGCGCTATTCTGGGGTCCATACTCGGTGCGCTGCTAATCCCTTTATTGCTAGAAAAAGGACGCTTGCGTTTACTCCGCAAGCAATGGCTGTATGGGGAAGCCAGCCGGGAAGTACTGGCGCTCGGCTTGTGGCCAATGGCGCAAATTTACCCGCAAGCCTACTTGTTTGGTCTGGGTCAAATCCTGCCGATTTTATCGTTTTGGCTGAGTGATTTTTTAGATATGCCAATTGATCTGGGTGGCATGCTACTCAACGGAATAGAACTCAGTCCAGAAAAATTCCTGCTGGCAGAAACCATTATCACTGCCTGCGGTTGTACCAGTGCGGTACTGATTTGCCTGTTTATTCTGAATCGCCATGCGCCCAAGGTCCGCTTATCAGGCTTACTTTTACTAGCGGCTATTGGCATCAAATCACTAGCAAGCGCCCTACTGTTTAAACCGGAATATGCCTTTGCCTGGCTTACCCCCGGCGCACAAGGCGGCCTATTGATCGCGCTGATTATGTTGTACGGATTTTCGTTCGCACCGCACCAGGTGCAGCGACGGCTAGCGATTTTGATGCTGGTGATTAGCTTAACGGTGATTAATCTGATCCCGAGCAATCCTTACTTTACGGTCACGCTGCAAACTTGGGTACAAGGTAAGTTTCTCAACTTTAACGGCGCTGCGCAATTTTTATGTCTGCTCTGGCCATTCATCAGCTTGTGGATATTGCTGAGCAGAAAAACATCCATCAAGAGTAAATAA
- a CDS encoding (2Fe-2S) ferredoxin domain-containing protein, protein MADTLNNPKTPDAPYFEKHVFFCMNQREDGRPCCADRGAQAAQEHTKKRIKQLNLSGHGKIRINKAGCLDRCEEGPVMVIYPQGTWYTFVDQSDIDEIIEVDLVGGGTVERLKI, encoded by the coding sequence ATGGCTGATACTCTTAATAATCCCAAAACTCCCGACGCACCGTATTTTGAAAAGCATGTTTTTTTCTGCATGAACCAACGTGAAGATGGCCGCCCTTGCTGCGCTGATCGTGGTGCGCAGGCTGCGCAAGAACATACCAAGAAACGGATTAAGCAACTCAACCTCAGCGGTCACGGCAAAATTCGCATCAACAAGGCTGGATGCCTGGATCGCTGCGAAGAAGGTCCGGTGATGGTGATTTATCCTCAAGGCACCTGGTACACCTTTGTCGATCAATCCGACATCGATGAGATTATCGAAGTGGATCTGGTCGGTGGCGGTACGGTAGAACGCCTCAAAATTTAA
- a CDS encoding alpha/beta hydrolase — translation MNAQTEHFFTQGAVGQLECALDLPDAEHFPAPRGLALVAHPHPLFGGTMDNKIAQTLARAFVTLGYVAVRMNFRGVGKSEGVHDNGVGETDDMALLLAQMRTRYPDLPLALGGFSFGTFVQAQLQQKLIAQGTPAERLALIGTAAGKWPMPDVPANTILIHGELDDTIPLQAVFDWARPQDIPVIVIPGADHFFHRKLQHIKNYVVNLWDESANAS, via the coding sequence ATGAATGCCCAAACAGAACATTTTTTTACGCAAGGTGCGGTTGGTCAGCTGGAATGCGCACTGGATTTACCTGATGCAGAACATTTTCCAGCACCACGCGGGCTTGCCTTAGTTGCTCATCCGCATCCCTTGTTTGGAGGGACGATGGATAATAAAATCGCCCAAACACTGGCGCGTGCTTTTGTTACCTTGGGTTATGTCGCAGTCAGGATGAACTTTCGCGGCGTCGGCAAGTCAGAAGGTGTGCATGACAACGGCGTCGGGGAAACTGATGACATGGCTTTACTTCTGGCGCAAATGCGGACGCGTTATCCTGATCTACCGCTGGCCTTAGGCGGATTTTCGTTTGGTACCTTTGTGCAGGCACAATTGCAACAGAAGCTGATTGCGCAAGGCACGCCAGCAGAACGACTGGCATTGATCGGTACCGCAGCAGGCAAATGGCCGATGCCGGATGTGCCAGCCAATACGATTTTGATCCATGGCGAGCTCGACGATACAATCCCGCTGCAAGCCGTTTTTGATTGGGCACGACCACAAGATATCCCTGTCATTGTGATCCCCGGAGCAGATCATTTCTTCCATCGAAAACTGCAACATATAAAAAATTATGTCGTCAATTTGTGGGATGAGTCTGCCAATGCGAGCTAA
- a CDS encoding D-alanyl-D-alanine carboxypeptidase family protein gives MKKFLATFLSVNSSAVLVLASALSSLTVSSIANAQSLPAPTIAAKSWILVDTTSNQVIASQDATLRIEPASLTKIMTAYLVFSALKDKKLDLNQSVNVSTHAWKVDASSSKMFIEPNKPVTINELLYGLIVQSGNDAAVALAETVAGSEEAFVVQMNKEAERMGLKSSHFANPHGLPSPENYSTAQDLSTLAARLINDHPQFYKTYYSTKSFTYNKITQPNRNRLLWLDPTVDGMKTGHTEAAGFCLIASAIRPNGSGQRRLISVVTGTASDQVRAQESLKLLNWGFLNFDTVKLYEKGQAIATPEVWKGTQAQVKIGFTRDLYVTLPKGAAAKLKPALERKDPLVAPIPLNSQVGTVKMMLDGKPVAEFPVLALEQVEQASIFGRAWDSLRLLFK, from the coding sequence ATGAAAAAATTTCTCGCTACATTCCTCTCCGTCAACTCCTCCGCTGTCCTCGTACTTGCCAGCGCATTGTCAAGCCTGACTGTCAGTTCCATTGCCAATGCCCAAAGTCTGCCAGCGCCCACGATTGCCGCTAAATCCTGGATTTTAGTCGACACCACCAGCAATCAGGTCATCGCTTCACAAGATGCGACGCTGCGCATAGAACCTGCGTCGCTGACCAAGATCATGACAGCGTATCTGGTGTTTTCTGCGCTCAAAGATAAAAAGCTTGATCTGAATCAGTCTGTTAACGTATCGACTCACGCATGGAAGGTCGATGCCAGCAGCTCCAAAATGTTTATCGAGCCAAATAAGCCTGTCACCATCAACGAATTGCTATATGGACTGATCGTTCAGTCGGGTAACGACGCCGCTGTTGCGCTGGCGGAAACGGTAGCGGGCAGTGAAGAAGCCTTCGTCGTTCAAATGAACAAAGAAGCCGAGCGCATGGGGCTTAAGTCCAGCCACTTCGCCAATCCACATGGTTTGCCTAGCCCCGAGAATTATTCTACGGCACAAGATTTGTCGACTTTGGCTGCGCGCCTGATCAATGATCACCCACAGTTTTACAAAACCTATTACTCGACCAAAAGCTTCACGTATAACAAAATCACCCAACCAAACCGCAACCGCTTATTGTGGCTAGACCCAACCGTTGATGGGATGAAAACAGGCCACACCGAAGCGGCTGGTTTTTGCCTGATTGCCTCCGCGATTCGTCCTAATGGTAGCGGTCAGCGTCGCCTGATTTCTGTCGTCACAGGCACTGCCAGCGATCAGGTCAGAGCGCAAGAAAGTTTAAAACTGCTGAACTGGGGCTTCCTCAATTTTGATACTGTCAAGCTGTATGAAAAAGGTCAGGCTATTGCCACACCAGAAGTCTGGAAAGGTACACAAGCGCAAGTCAAAATCGGCTTCACCCGTGATCTGTATGTCACTTTGCCAAAAGGCGCTGCCGCTAAATTGAAACCCGCTCTGGAACGCAAAGATCCACTGGTCGCTCCTATCCCATTGAATAGTCAGGTTGGCACAGTCAAGATGATGTTGGACGGCAAACCGGTCGCAGAATTTCCAGTACTGGCGCTAGAGCAAGTCGAACAGGCAAGTATCTTTGGTCGCGCCTGGGACTCTTTACGCTTACTGTTTAAGTAA
- a CDS encoding GNAT family N-acetyltransferase has translation MTLKPMSRTSFTIRAAEPADAVRLTALGIHVWLHTYAKNGISDPIARYILEEFTVTKMRALIADSKQRVLVAENNENLLGYATLNMGHLLYDLKDQSMADLTDKAANQRRAKLETLYVQEHFTGQGIGQALLQRALQEITDKFDTLWLMANAQNQRAIDFYLAMGFIEEGITYFDLEGSQHKNLVLAYTLNI, from the coding sequence ATGACCTTAAAACCAATGAGCCGCACCTCCTTTACAATCCGCGCCGCAGAACCTGCAGATGCTGTCCGTCTGACAGCGCTCGGGATTCACGTCTGGTTGCACACGTATGCAAAAAATGGCATTTCTGATCCAATTGCCCGCTATATATTGGAAGAATTTACTGTCACAAAAATGCGCGCGCTGATCGCAGACAGCAAACAGCGCGTCTTGGTCGCTGAGAACAACGAAAACTTACTCGGCTATGCGACGTTGAATATGGGTCACCTGCTCTATGACCTCAAGGATCAATCCATGGCTGACCTCACCGACAAAGCCGCAAATCAACGGCGTGCCAAATTAGAAACCTTGTATGTACAAGAGCACTTCACGGGCCAGGGGATTGGCCAAGCTTTACTACAACGCGCCTTGCAAGAAATCACAGATAAATTCGATACGCTATGGCTGATGGCAAACGCGCAAAACCAGCGCGCAATTGATTTTTATCTTGCCATGGGTTTCATCGAAGAAGGCATTACGTATTTTGATCTGGAAGGTAGCCAGCATAAAAATCTGGTGCTGGCATACACTCTGAACATCTAA
- a CDS encoding sterol desaturase family protein produces MDLLQPLLITLAFVIFLMLEILTGRFKKLNVAKDDWKIEILVPVLLLVLIQPGILFGILWIGQHYYPEYKNSLSFLPWWGMFLILLVADDMTQYWWHRISHTPLLWPLHRVHHSASYMSVRVVYRNNFFYYAMMPGIWISSALIFLGFAKVYLVYVVLKLLVIIGAHSAVRWDEPLYRFRLTRPLMWLLERTISTPATHYAHHAITMDDGIGHYKGNFGNFLFFWDILFKSALITRQYPKQVGLMDDVQYGKEAWYIEVFFPVFKSKRSHSALGKERVIVE; encoded by the coding sequence ATGGATTTGCTACAGCCATTATTGATTACACTCGCTTTCGTTATCTTCCTGATGTTAGAGATCCTCACTGGTCGATTTAAAAAACTCAACGTTGCCAAAGATGATTGGAAGATTGAGATTTTGGTGCCTGTCTTGCTACTGGTATTGATACAGCCCGGCATCTTGTTTGGCATTCTGTGGATAGGGCAGCATTATTATCCTGAGTACAAAAATAGCCTTTCGTTCTTGCCGTGGTGGGGGATGTTTTTGATTCTGCTGGTTGCTGATGATATGACGCAATACTGGTGGCATCGGATTTCGCACACGCCTTTGCTGTGGCCACTGCATCGCGTGCATCATTCCGCCAGCTATATGAGCGTTCGTGTTGTGTATCGAAATAATTTTTTTTATTACGCGATGATGCCGGGAATTTGGATTTCCTCTGCATTGATTTTTCTCGGATTTGCCAAGGTGTATTTAGTCTATGTTGTGCTCAAACTCTTGGTCATTATCGGTGCTCACAGCGCAGTACGCTGGGATGAGCCTCTGTATCGCTTCCGCCTGACAAGACCATTAATGTGGCTGCTAGAGCGCACCATCTCTACACCTGCCACACACTATGCGCATCATGCGATTACGATGGATGACGGTATAGGTCATTACAAAGGCAATTTTGGTAACTTCTTGTTTTTCTGGGACATCCTGTTTAAAAGCGCATTGATCACACGCCAATACCCCAAACAAGTTGGCCTGATGGACGATGTTCAATATGGGAAAGAGGCTTGGTATATTGAAGTGTTTTTCCCAGTGTTTAAATCTAAACGATCACATTCTGCGCTGGGTAAAGAGCGGGTGATCGTTGAGTAG
- a CDS encoding D-amino acid aminotransferase has translation MNDPLVYLNGSLTPLSEAKIPVLDRGFIFGDGIYEVIPVYGRKMFRADQHLARLFRSLAAIGIPNPHDKAGWLALIAQVMDTHPADDQMVYLQVTRGVAKRAHAFPQEMVPTIFIMTNPIVLPSDAVRAKGVACVSMEDKRWLRCEIKSISLLGNVLAAQNAAEHGVTESIQFRDGFLTEASASNVWIVKDGVLSGPPKDHLILEGIRYGLIEELCAAGGIPLQARKITQEEVFAADEVLLSSATKEVLAVVKLDEQTIGNGVPGPIYQKLYAAYQLAKAA, from the coding sequence ATGAACGACCCACTTGTTTACCTCAACGGCAGCCTGACTCCGCTCTCTGAAGCCAAGATCCCTGTGCTGGACCGCGGCTTTATTTTTGGTGATGGTATTTATGAAGTCATTCCGGTGTACGGTCGAAAAATGTTCCGCGCTGATCAGCATCTGGCGCGCTTGTTCCGTAGCTTGGCAGCGATCGGCATTCCAAATCCGCATGACAAAGCAGGTTGGCTGGCATTGATTGCGCAGGTGATGGATACACATCCGGCGGATGATCAGATGGTGTATTTGCAAGTGACGCGTGGCGTGGCCAAGCGCGCGCATGCGTTTCCGCAAGAGATGGTGCCGACGATCTTCATCATGACCAACCCGATTGTGTTACCGTCCGACGCGGTGCGCGCCAAAGGTGTGGCTTGTGTCTCGATGGAAGACAAACGCTGGCTACGTTGCGAGATTAAATCCATTTCTTTGCTGGGTAACGTGCTGGCAGCGCAGAATGCAGCAGAACATGGCGTCACCGAGAGCATTCAGTTCCGCGATGGATTTTTGACCGAGGCATCGGCGTCGAATGTCTGGATTGTCAAAGATGGCGTACTGTCTGGTCCACCAAAAGATCATCTGATATTGGAAGGCATACGCTACGGACTAATTGAAGAATTGTGTGCCGCTGGCGGCATTCCGCTGCAAGCCCGCAAAATCACGCAAGAGGAGGTATTTGCAGCGGACGAGGTGTTGTTGTCCTCCGCGACCAAAGAAGTGCTTGCGGTCGTCAAGCTAGACGAGCAGACTATTGGAAACGGCGTGCCCGGCCCCATCTATCAGAAACTATATGCGGCCTACCAGCTTGCCAAAGCCGCTTAA
- a CDS encoding DUF493 family protein, with translation MSNQMLPPVDPAASLIEYPSDFPIKIMGAMHDDFAQTMLEVVVSHDPSFHAAKMDMRPSSKGNYLAITVTVVATSREQLDNLYRALSGHPMVKMVL, from the coding sequence ATGTCAAACCAAATGCTACCTCCTGTCGATCCTGCCGCAAGTCTGATCGAATACCCAAGCGACTTCCCCATCAAAATCATGGGGGCGATGCATGATGACTTTGCGCAGACGATGCTGGAGGTGGTGGTATCGCATGATCCCAGTTTTCATGCGGCCAAGATGGACATGCGTCCTTCATCGAAAGGCAATTATCTGGCAATCACAGTGACGGTGGTAGCCACAAGTCGTGAGCAACTGGATAATTTATACCGCGCTTTGTCCGGTCATCCTATGGTGAAAATGGTGTTGTAG
- a CDS encoding chemotaxis protein CheW, giving the protein MSSLDAATLAGIMSHAKTFCPPLHDVSVSAEAINLALRRVVWNGKNMSAGQDSDLLRLKSILQEISQTGDETSRVFKDSIHDLYGTVVSSGLQDAQFISRLMIDIMDRNLYERANDCRWWALTPDIQLLMADAFINGEMGDDDTQVITRILESINALYTAYSRLVVFDTKGKIVAASDLHKDGLQTIGRLMDPALTRKTLALADGQAYCVSGFESSWLYGDRPTYIYCAAIFHPDDNRAVGGIGIVFDSEPEFQNILRSSLPKRSGAFAAFIDRAGYVISSTHTDFPASSQLLLPAQIMQEKNGISAAQVLVHDQQYMMLGHTTSFGYREYKNTGDYQNDVLSVVFVPIGATTEISKQDAAWTYVDERPEHQKSKLNDAKEYATFMIDSEVFALPTDYVVEAVEIKRMRQASTLKPLIAGVLNYQDNSGAPPIFVPVVDMRNLLRAGRQGSEQNDENVGEIIITRRGKSTLGLLVSSLHDVLEFGSDQIDPPLDMFRSEPRFVSNLIKTGGQNRMIQIVDIESIMRHVFDRRAMPEPDHNVTPLRQRV; this is encoded by the coding sequence TTGTCGTCCTTAGATGCTGCCACGCTGGCGGGCATCATGTCGCATGCTAAAACTTTTTGTCCACCTTTGCATGATGTATCGGTCAGTGCAGAAGCGATCAATCTCGCGCTGCGTCGCGTGGTGTGGAATGGCAAAAATATGTCGGCAGGACAGGACAGCGATTTGTTACGGCTCAAATCCATCTTGCAAGAAATTAGTCAGACCGGCGATGAAACCAGCCGAGTTTTTAAAGACTCTATTCATGATCTGTATGGCACCGTAGTGTCATCGGGTTTGCAAGATGCGCAGTTTATCTCGCGGCTGATGATCGACATCATGGATCGTAATTTATATGAGCGCGCTAACGATTGTCGCTGGTGGGCGCTGACGCCGGATATCCAGTTATTGATGGCGGATGCGTTCATCAATGGCGAGATGGGCGATGACGATACACAAGTAATTACCCGCATTCTGGAATCGATTAACGCACTGTATACCGCTTACTCCAGACTGGTCGTGTTTGATACCAAGGGTAAGATTGTTGCCGCATCGGATTTGCATAAAGATGGCCTGCAAACCATCGGTCGCCTGATGGATCCGGCTCTCACGCGCAAGACTTTGGCATTAGCTGACGGGCAGGCATATTGCGTGTCTGGTTTTGAGTCTAGCTGGTTGTATGGCGACCGGCCGACCTACATTTATTGTGCTGCGATTTTTCATCCTGACGACAATCGTGCCGTTGGCGGCATCGGGATTGTGTTTGATTCTGAGCCGGAATTTCAGAATATTTTGCGTTCCTCACTACCCAAACGCAGCGGTGCTTTTGCAGCATTTATTGACCGTGCCGGATATGTGATTTCTAGCACGCACACGGATTTTCCGGCGAGTAGTCAATTGCTGTTGCCAGCGCAGATCATGCAAGAAAAAAACGGGATCAGCGCAGCACAGGTTTTGGTACACGACCAACAGTACATGATGCTGGGGCACACCACGTCGTTCGGCTATCGCGAATATAAAAATACCGGTGACTATCAAAACGATGTGTTGTCCGTCGTGTTTGTGCCTATCGGTGCGACGACAGAGATCAGCAAGCAGGATGCTGCCTGGACCTATGTCGATGAGCGACCGGAGCATCAAAAAAGTAAGCTCAACGACGCTAAGGAATATGCCACTTTTATGATCGACAGCGAGGTATTCGCCTTGCCCACCGATTATGTGGTTGAGGCGGTCGAAATCAAACGTATGCGGCAGGCATCAACATTAAAGCCGCTCATTGCTGGGGTGCTGAATTATCAGGACAATAGCGGAGCGCCGCCGATTTTTGTGCCAGTTGTGGACATGCGCAATCTGCTGCGTGCAGGTAGACAGGGCAGCGAACAAAACGATGAGAATGTGGGTGAAATCATCATCACCCGACGGGGCAAAAGCACCTTGGGTTTGCTGGTGAGCAGCTTGCATGATGTATTGGAATTTGGCAGTGATCAGATCGATCCGCCGTTGGACATGTTCCGCAGCGAGCCGCGGTTTGTGAGTAATTTAATTAAAACCGGCGGGCAAAACCGGATGATACAAATTGTCGATATCGAGAGCATCATGCGACATGTGTTTGACAGAAGAGCAATGCCAGAGCCGGATCATAATGTGACGCCATTACGCCAGAGGGTTTGA
- the lipB gene encoding lipoyl(octanoyl) transferase LipB — MSAISTSPVSSQLRIIDRGIEDYQTTYDAMRAFTDARTELTPNEFWIVEHPPVFTLGLGADQSHVLAAHEIPVIQTDRGGEVTYHGPGQVVIYLLMDLRRGHPKARLFAREFVNKIEQAVINTLAAYNLAGERKQGAPGIYVSDGVWQGAKIAALGLKVRGNGCTYHGVSLNVTMDLTPFSWINPCGYAGLATIDMTTLGVIVPLADVQHALATNLQDLLTVS, encoded by the coding sequence ATGTCTGCCATCTCCACCTCTCCTGTTTCTTCCCAGCTGCGCATCATTGATCGTGGTATTGAAGACTATCAAACCACCTATGACGCGATGCGCGCTTTTACCGATGCACGCACCGAACTGACGCCCAATGAATTCTGGATTGTTGAGCATCCGCCAGTGTTTACTCTCGGCCTTGGTGCAGATCAATCGCACGTGCTGGCAGCACATGAAATTCCGGTGATTCAAACTGATCGTGGCGGCGAAGTGACTTACCATGGCCCAGGGCAAGTGGTGATTTATCTGCTGATGGATTTACGCCGTGGCCACCCCAAAGCGCGCCTATTCGCGCGTGAGTTCGTGAATAAAATCGAGCAAGCGGTCATCAACACGCTGGCAGCGTATAATCTTGCTGGTGAACGCAAGCAAGGCGCGCCCGGTATTTACGTCAGCGATGGCGTCTGGCAAGGCGCAAAAATTGCGGCGCTTGGCTTAAAAGTCCGCGGCAATGGCTGCACTTATCACGGCGTATCACTCAATGTGACGATGGACCTGACCCCTTTTTCTTGGATTAATCCTTGCGGTTATGCCGGTCTTGCGACGATTGACATGACGACTCTGGGCGTCATCGTCCCGCTAGCCGACGTGCAACATGCGCTGGCGACTAATTTGCAAGACCTTTTGACCGTATCCTGA